The genomic region CTGACATGATGTCCGGTTGGAACGTTTATATCAGCCGTCCGCAAGTCGTCTATGCCAGCATGATCGCCGGCGCCACCGATGCCATTACCGGCGGCTTCGACAAAGTCGGTCATGGTGGTGTTGATTTCCTCAGCACTTATTACGATGGTTGGACCTACTACTACACCGGCAGCAATGCCTCCTTCACGACATTTGATGCCGGCGATGGCGTTACCGATGGTTACATTGACCGCATCGTCAACATCACCAGCACCTCGAAAAAAGTGCGGGTGGCCATTGCCTGGATGAACCGCGGTAGCTACACCTACGATCACCGCGCTGACGCCCACCCAATCGGCCAGGATCTGGACCTGTCGATCTACAGCCCGACCGGCGCCTATGTTGGAGGCTCTGCTTCGTTCGACAACCCGTTCGAAGTGGTCAACTTCACGCCAACCGCCACCGGTAACTACAAGATCCGCATCAAGCGCTATGCCAACCGCGATACCGCTGCCGGCTTCCGTTTGGGCCTGAAGGTAAATTTGTATTGATTCAGTAGTTAGAGCCATAAAAAGTGACGGCGGAGACACTCCGCCGTCACTTTCTTCATGCTTCAAGAGAATTTATTGGTTGCACTAGTAACGCTGCGCGCTTGCTTCGTCGTAAACGTGAGTAACGAAGCACGCACCTCTGAATCATTGAATCAGATAGGCGACATGTCTGAACTTCGCGTCATTTCAATAATTGCTCAGGGGGTTTTCTTTGCCTTACCTTCCGCTATGGCCTTCGCGATTAACTCGCGAGTTTGATTACTCGCCTGTTCACCAAGCTTTCCAAGCTCATCTCCAACCGCGTCCATTTGTTCACTGATCGGTTCGATGTGCTCCTCGAACTTGGCCATCTCGGCTTCGAACTCACGCATCATTTCCGGATCGGGGATGCCCTCAACTTCTGTGATAGCTTCGAACTCCGCCTGGTGAATCTCCATTACGCTGGTGAATTCCTCCATTTGCTTTTCGAGCTTTTCCATTTGCGCTTCTGGTACAGACAGTGGCTGCCAGACCGCTTCAACGCTTTTGATGATTTCCGGGTCATCGATTAGATAAGTTTTTCCGTCTTGTTTCGCCCACAGGTAAGTGCCTTTGCCATGTGCCTTGGCGGCTTTCAGCTCTCGGGTATGGCCGACAAATAAATCCCTGCCCTGTTCTCGTATCAATGCATAACTGAGTTCGGATGTTTCGCCATCATCACTAGTCAGGTGATGGAAGCCTCGTAGTGTTTCTGCTCGAGTCGTTTCCATGTAGGCGGCTGACCCAAGCAGTGACAGCAGAGTCAGGACAAGGGCTTGGCGAGTAAATGACAGGTACATTCTGAGCTCCTTTAGCGCGTGAGGCACTGCAAATGGAATGGCGTGTTCTGAGACGGCTTGACGCCCATCTGCTGAAAAAAGTTTTACTCACATGGAAATCGGTAGGCGGGACAACGCGCGGTCATGACCAGCGAGTTGTCGCTCGGACACCCAGGGCGAACATCAAGCGTCGCCAACCCCTCCTATTGCCGACCATTGAAACAAACCGCACAATTTGCCTGTCCAATCAGGCAGACTGTGGACTGTCTGCTCCGGAGGCAACAGATGCGAACAACAAGATCCAAAGCGGCTTTGCTCATCGGATTGTTCAGTATTCCTGTGCTCGCCGCCGACACTACCGTCTACCGTTGCCCCGGAGAAGATGGCGTACCGGTATTCTCCGACCAACCTTGTGAAGACGCCGAAATCATCACGATTGAAGACAACGGTAATGCCGGACTGTCGGTCTGGGTGCCGGACCTACCTCCCCTGCCGGAAAAACCAAAACCAGTTGAAGTAACACCAGCGCCGGTACGAGTGGTCGTTTCGCCAGCGCCACAACCCTATGCTGAACCGGTCTATTACCCATCGCCTTACTTACACTCGGTATTCCGTCCGCGCCGCCACCATCACGGTCACGATGATTTCCATCCGCCATTACGCCGGCCACCGCGAGGTGAACCGCCGCGACCACCAAGAGAAAACACGCCACCGCCCCAACCTCGCCGAACTACGGTGGAGATTCCGGATAAATATCAGCGGAAAGACTAGAAGCCATCTCAGTAATGTCTGGAGCTCGGCGATCTGCGCGAATGTGGTGCTCGGAAAAATCCGCTGGGAGCGGATTTTCGTGGAGCCCGGAGGGTGAACCACATGGATGTGGTGAACAATCCTCATTTACTATTTGTAAACTGCGGTTCCTCCGCTCCTATTCTCACACCTCACCTTCGCCCAGACTATTTTTGAGATGGCTTCTAGAAAGACACGGAATCAAGTCACCGCAGCGCGTTACGCCGCCGATTTGCCGACAGCCAGCGTTTTTGCGATGCTGCCTGGTATTGCTCAATTCAAATCGCACTAGGACACAAAATGACTGATGTATTGATTGCAGGCGTAGGCATGGTGCCGTTCGTCAAACCGAGCATCGCTGAGCCTTATGATGTGATGGCCGTCAACGCCGCCAAAGCCGCGCTAAAAGACGCCGGCCTCCGCTACAACGATATTCAACAAGCTTATGTCGGTTATGTCTATGGCGACTCCACCGCCGGGCAACTGGCACTTTATCAAGTCGGCATGACCGGCATTCCGATCATCAACGTCAACAACAATTGCTCCACCGGTTCCACTGCGCTGTACATGGCAAGGCAAGCCATCGAACACGGCATCGCCGATTGCGTATTGGTGCTCGGTTTCGAACAAATGAAAGCCGGCGCCATTGGCGAGCAATTTACCGACCGCCCTTCGCCGTTCCGCGAATTCGACAATCTCTGCAAAGAATTGGTTGATGTGGATTTGCCGCTGGCACTGCGTTATTTCGGCGGCGCTGGTCGCGAACACATGCAGCGCTACGGCACCAAACTCGAAACCTTCGCGAAAATTCGCGCCAAAGCCAGCCGCCATGCCGTACACAATCCGCTCGCGTTAATGCGCAAAGAAGTCACCACAGAACAAGTAATGGAAGACCCAGTATTATGGCCCGGCGTCATGACCCGAATGATGGCCTGCCCACCAACCTGTGGCGCTGCGGCAGCGATTTTAGTTTCCGAAAAATTCGCCCGCAAACATGGCATCAACTCAAAAGTAAAAATTCTGGCGCAAGCCATGGTCACCGACCTGCCAAGCACCTTCGGCGAAAAATCGATGATCAAATTGGTTGGCTTCGACATGAGCCAAAAAGCCGCGCAACAAGTGTATGAAGCGGCCGGCATCGGCCCCGACGACATAGACTTATGCGAGTTGCACGACTGCTTCGCGCAAAACGAATTGCTTACTTACGAAGCGCTCGACTTATGTCCAATCGGCGGCGCCGAAAAATTCGTCAACGACGGCGACAACACCTACGGCGGCAAATTCGTCACCAATCCTTCCGGTGGCTTATTGTCAAAAGGCCACCCACTTGGCGCCACCGGATTAGCGCAATGCTATGAAATCACTCACCAACTCCGCGGCAGCGCCGAACAACGGCAAGTACCCAACGCGAAGTTGGCCTTGCAACACAACCTGGGTTTGGGCGGTGCGTGTGTCGTGACCTTATATGGTTCGAATTAGGGTACTACTGACTGAGTTATCTGTATGTCATACCCGCGCATGCGGGTATCCAGAAGTATCAGAAATCACTGGAAGCCATCTCAAAAATAGTCTGGGCGATGGCGAGGTGCGTGAATAGGAGCGCAGGAACCGGAGTTTACAAGTAGTAAATGAGGATTGTTCGCCACATCCATGTGGCTCACCCTTCGGGCTACGCGAAAATCCGCTCCTGGCGGATTTTTCCGAGCACCGCATTCGCGCAGATCGCCGAGCTCCAGGCATTTTTGAGATGGCTTCTAGGTTCCCGCCTCCGCGGGAACGACGGATTAACTATTTTCGCCGTGTTTAGCACTTCCTTCGAATTAATTTCTGGTCTTTCCACTCAGAAAACTTGTGCATTTTTTATCCTTGAGGAAAGCTATTTCCCGTTACTCGTTCGCCCTGCTTACAAGGACAAACGAGTAGGCCAGTCAGTTTGCTTGGCCCTCGTGGGCCAAACCTGCTCGTCACAAGGTTACGTCTCACTCGCTCATTCCGCAGCAAGAGAAAACCGTCGAATAGTTTGCTCGCACCGCTGCTCAATCAGCTCAATAATGCGCCCGACCAACGCATTACCTACGAAGAGTCTTGCATTACCCGCCTGAACCTCGCGAGCGGTTTGTGGTAATGCGCTAGCAAACTCCAACAGCCGCTTCTTGGTTTGCGGTTTCGATAACCCAGCCGATTCGGCCAACTGCTCCCAATGTCGCGCTTGCACTTCGCTGAATTTATACTTGCTACCAATTTTCATGGCCATCTTCGGCGTTAGTTCCGGGTACACCGCTGTTGACAATAAATCATAAGCCGGAGAGAGCACCGCGGCGTGATTTGCGCGTTCAGCGGAATACAGCAGTGAAAAATTCTTGCCATGCGCATCATGGTTACCAATCAAGGCATTAAACATCACCTGGTCCAGCAATCGCAGAACCTGCGGCGCATTGGGGCGAGTAACACGCCGCACCAGCTCAAAGCACTGAGCCAAGTCCGGGCCACCTTCGTTTTGATACTTCATTTCCGGCACGACACCCAGCGCCTGGCAGAAATCTTCCTGGTGAACGCGCATTCTGTGCCCTTGCCCATCCACTACACGGTCGTAACGCGCAACCAATAAAAACGAACGATTTGATATCGTGTGAATCGTCGCTTTGGCCACCGCAAGTTGCATCGCGTCAGCCAGCGCCATACAGAAACCTTCATTGATCACACTATCTTCAATGGCATCAATGGCATCAATGGCATCAATGGCATCAATGGCATCAATGGCAGGTTTCAAAATATGAGAGCTCGGTGTGCCATCGCGAGGCAAGCCAATTCGTTCACCATCAAACACCACCGGCAATTTATCTTGCGCACCGGCTAACGACAGTCGCAAACCGTCTCTGCCGGCCAGCATCGGCCGACGCGGTAATTCATCAAGAATGGCAATTACCTGCTTATCATCAAGCCATTCAACCTGAGCATCGTGGGCTGAATCCGGCAACGCGTGTCCGGGCGGCAGCAGCGCCACGGCCCCCGCGCAATCACCACCAAGACGATCCAGCAATGCAAAATCATTTTGGTCAGACACCTGAAACTGTTGCGCAATCAAACGACGCAACTGCCCTTCTGGCAACAAGCCGGCGAAAAAAGGGCGCACTTTTGCATCATCAAACGGTTCCGCTCGCAAAGGTAACGACGCCGACAAGGCAATCGCATTGGCACGTGAAAGCCACTCCGGCAGGTAAGCAAAATTTAGCCGGCCATCACTCATCGCCAAGGTGCCGACACATTCTTCAAAAAGCCATACCGCCAGTTCATGCGCCATGCTGATCCGCCTCATCATGGTTACCGTCAGCGCCGGAAGGCAAACCAGTCAACTGAACTTCGCCACCCAGCGCATCAATAACGCGCAGCACGTTTTCCAGCCGCAACGTCGGCTTGCCAGCCTCCAGGTCAACGATAAAACGCACGCCTACCCCGGCAGCCAAGGCCAGTTGGGGTTGGGTCAGTGATAAATGCTTGCGGGCAGCGCGAAGCGCGCTACCAAGCTGCTCAGCGGTTCGAATAATGGTCATAGCGGCCTCTATTTCCCGTTCGGGAAATTATTGGCTAAAATAGACAGATTCGCAATATAAATTTCCCGATCGGGAAATTATCAAAGCAAAAAACCACCTATGGCGCGCATTTTCCCGATCGGGAAATTTAAAAAAAGAAAAGCAAGTGAAATCAAA from Permianibacter aggregans harbors:
- a CDS encoding type II toxin-antitoxin system HipA family toxin, translating into MAHELAVWLFEECVGTLAMSDGRLNFAYLPEWLSRANAIALSASLPLRAEPFDDAKVRPFFAGLLPEGQLRRLIAQQFQVSDQNDFALLDRLGGDCAGAVALLPPGHALPDSAHDAQVEWLDDKQVIAILDELPRRPMLAGRDGLRLSLAGAQDKLPVVFDGERIGLPRDGTPSSHILKPAIDAIDAIDAIDAIDAIEDSVINEGFCMALADAMQLAVAKATIHTISNRSFLLVARYDRVVDGQGHRMRVHQEDFCQALGVVPEMKYQNEGGPDLAQCFELVRRVTRPNAPQVLRLLDQVMFNALIGNHDAHGKNFSLLYSAERANHAAVLSPAYDLLSTAVYPELTPKMAMKIGSKYKFSEVQARHWEQLAESAGLSKPQTKKRLLEFASALPQTAREVQAGNARLFVGNALVGRIIELIEQRCEQTIRRFSLAAE
- a CDS encoding DUF4124 domain-containing protein, which produces MRTTRSKAALLIGLFSIPVLAADTTVYRCPGEDGVPVFSDQPCEDAEIITIEDNGNAGLSVWVPDLPPLPEKPKPVEVTPAPVRVVVSPAPQPYAEPVYYPSPYLHSVFRPRRHHHGHDDFHPPLRRPPRGEPPRPPRENTPPPQPRRTTVEIPDKYQRKD
- a CDS encoding helix-turn-helix transcriptional regulator; protein product: MTIIRTAEQLGSALRAARKHLSLTQPQLALAAGVGVRFIVDLEAGKPTLRLENVLRVIDALGGEVQLTGLPSGADGNHDEADQHGA
- a CDS encoding lipid-transfer protein, yielding MTDVLIAGVGMVPFVKPSIAEPYDVMAVNAAKAALKDAGLRYNDIQQAYVGYVYGDSTAGQLALYQVGMTGIPIINVNNNCSTGSTALYMARQAIEHGIADCVLVLGFEQMKAGAIGEQFTDRPSPFREFDNLCKELVDVDLPLALRYFGGAGREHMQRYGTKLETFAKIRAKASRHAVHNPLALMRKEVTTEQVMEDPVLWPGVMTRMMACPPTCGAAAAILVSEKFARKHGINSKVKILAQAMVTDLPSTFGEKSMIKLVGFDMSQKAAQQVYEAAGIGPDDIDLCELHDCFAQNELLTYEALDLCPIGGAEKFVNDGDNTYGGKFVTNPSGGLLSKGHPLGATGLAQCYEITHQLRGSAEQRQVPNAKLALQHNLGLGGACVVTLYGSN